The Paenibacillus sp. FSL R7-0204 genome includes a region encoding these proteins:
- a CDS encoding ABC transporter permease, translating into MKGTSRLSPQLESGTRKKRKKGFVHELVHNRILFLMLLPTLLFFLINSYFPMVGVYYAFTQFDFNFGLFDAPFVGLKNFEFLWKSGTLVKLTLNTIGYNLAFILLGNVLAIICAILLSELRVKWFKKLTQSVMFLPYFVSFVILSVIVYNVFNYDNGFLNTLLTQFGANPVDVYNNPVIWIFLIILFYLWKNLGYSMVIYLASITGISEEYYEAAKIDGAHIFQRIWYITVPMLKSTFVMLLLFSLGSIMKGQFDLFYQLIGNNGVLYNTTDILDTYVFRSLKVTFDVGMATAAGLYQSLFGFILIMTVNYIIRKINDDYALF; encoded by the coding sequence ATGAAGGGAACAAGCAGGCTGTCCCCGCAGCTTGAGTCCGGCACCCGGAAGAAAAGGAAGAAGGGCTTCGTGCATGAGCTGGTCCATAACCGGATTTTGTTCCTGATGCTGCTGCCTACGCTGTTGTTCTTTCTAATTAACTCGTATTTTCCGATGGTCGGGGTCTATTATGCATTCACGCAGTTTGATTTCAATTTCGGGCTGTTCGACGCTCCCTTCGTAGGGCTGAAGAACTTTGAATTCCTCTGGAAGTCCGGCACGCTGGTGAAGCTGACGCTCAATACGATCGGCTACAATCTGGCTTTTATTTTACTGGGGAATGTGCTGGCGATTATCTGTGCGATTCTGCTCAGCGAGCTGCGGGTGAAGTGGTTCAAGAAGCTGACCCAGTCGGTCATGTTCCTGCCGTACTTCGTATCGTTCGTTATCTTAAGCGTTATCGTCTACAATGTGTTCAATTATGATAACGGTTTCTTGAATACGCTGCTGACGCAATTCGGGGCGAATCCGGTGGATGTCTATAATAATCCGGTCATCTGGATTTTCCTGATCATTCTCTTTTATCTCTGGAAAAATCTCGGCTACAGCATGGTTATCTACCTGGCCTCCATCACGGGCATCAGCGAGGAATATTATGAAGCGGCCAAAATTGACGGTGCCCACATTTTCCAGCGGATCTGGTATATCACGGTGCCGATGCTGAAATCGACCTTCGTCATGCTGCTGCTGTTCTCGCTGGGGAGTATTATGAAGGGGCAGTTTGACCTCTTTTACCAGCTGATTGGCAATAACGGGGTGCTGTACAATACAACGGATATTCTGGATACGTACGTGTTCCGCTCGCTCAAGGTGACCTTCGATGTCGGGATGGCAACGGCGGCCGGCCTGTATCAATCGCTGTTCGGCTTCATCCTGATTATGACGGTCAACTATATCATCCGTAAAATAAATGACGATTACGCCTTGTTCTAG
- a CDS encoding helix-turn-helix transcriptional regulator, translating to MNPLLFRIPPLPHYIASGLNHCQPGYKHRSRQQIKVFDLLIVQQGCLYIGEEEQQFTVKAGDALILRPDCHHFGTEGCKEETAYHWLHFQTFHDLPASSVIRPASGNPNETTGELPVSLFDISSFNLVLSQFVNLLLPDRAYEVLEQLTQLQATAHLEAVRFRQQLLFQDLLQQLAASVNPEHRSSQTTLCAEQAAAYLRTHYREEITTAMLGDSLNFHPVYIARCMNKVYGCSPMEYLLRYRIGQSKLLLMQTSFPIARIAEEVGFNQSSYFSSSFMKLEGLSPREYRQRFS from the coding sequence ATGAACCCGCTTCTGTTCCGCATCCCTCCCCTGCCGCATTATATAGCCAGCGGCCTCAATCACTGCCAGCCCGGTTATAAGCACCGGAGCCGCCAGCAGATCAAGGTATTTGATTTGCTCATTGTCCAACAGGGATGCCTGTATATCGGCGAGGAGGAGCAGCAGTTCACCGTGAAGGCAGGAGATGCCTTGATCCTGCGCCCCGACTGCCACCACTTTGGAACCGAAGGCTGCAAGGAAGAGACGGCCTACCATTGGCTTCACTTTCAGACCTTCCATGACCTGCCTGCTTCATCCGTGATAAGGCCCGCTTCCGGCAACCCGAACGAGACTACAGGAGAGCTTCCCGTTTCTCTATTCGATATCAGCTCCTTCAATCTGGTATTATCCCAGTTTGTTAACTTACTTCTGCCGGACAGAGCTTACGAGGTATTGGAGCAGCTCACGCAATTGCAGGCCACCGCCCACCTCGAAGCCGTCCGCTTCCGGCAACAGCTCCTCTTCCAGGATCTTCTGCAGCAACTGGCCGCTTCTGTCAACCCGGAGCACCGTAGCTCCCAGACCACCCTATGTGCCGAGCAGGCCGCCGCCTATCTCCGCACCCACTACCGGGAAGAGATTACAACCGCCATGCTGGGCGACAGCCTTAACTTTCATCCGGTCTATATTGCCCGCTGCATGAACAAGGTGTATGGCTGTTCGCCGATGGAATATCTGCTGCGCTACCGGATCGGGCAGAGCAAGCTGCTGCTGATGCAGACCAGCTTCCCGATCGCCCGGATTGCCGAAGAGGTCGGCTTCAACCAATCCTCCTACTTCAGCTCCAGCTTCATGAAGCTAGAGGGACTTTCGCCGCGAGAGTACCGGCAACGCTTCTCATAA